One part of the Aurantibacillus circumpalustris genome encodes these proteins:
- a CDS encoding CcoQ/FixQ family Cbb3-type cytochrome c oxidase assembly chaperone: protein MKYKHYLETIAGIGIYPLISFVLFFVFFLFVSYYVLRSDKKHIDEVANIPLDNNEKF from the coding sequence ATGAAATACAAACATTATTTAGAAACGATTGCAGGTATAGGCATTTACCCACTCATTTCCTTCGTTCTGTTTTTTGTCTTTTTTCTTTTCGTAAGCTATTATGTTTTACGTTCAGACAAAAAACACATTGACGAGGTAGCAAACATTCCTTTAGATAATAATGAAAAATTTTAG
- a CDS encoding cbb3-type cytochrome c oxidase N-terminal domain-containing protein, which produces MNTKKTTTKKSLKAAALFLLLPFVSLAQENTAASSSYFSNALFNTLLVTIILLAIIVMALSNVLKNLSNSDALLNLIKGKDKNQTPPSVKSSAIFIFLMFAGSSLFAQGSAAADDGRIGGLDGFTFYTMTIVIFLELIVVAVLIYTLKFLLKTSVPDSVKAKMAEEPAIVETILKKLSGAVDIDKEESILLDHDYDGIKELDNDLPPWWKYGFYLTIVVAVVYLINYHVTKTAPLQAEEYHLAMKKAEADIAEFMKTSANNVDENTVKMLDSPSDLAAGKDIFISTCAACHGKFGEGTVGPNLTDDYWIHSGSVREIFKTIKYGWPDKGMKSWKEDFSPIQIAQLTSYIRTLRGTNPPKPKDKQGDLYVEEAVSDSTSTPSDSLQIKLAVDSLKK; this is translated from the coding sequence ATGAACACAAAAAAAACAACTACAAAAAAAAGTTTAAAAGCAGCAGCGCTGTTCTTGCTACTGCCCTTTGTTTCATTAGCTCAGGAAAACACAGCAGCTTCAAGCAGCTATTTTTCAAATGCCTTGTTTAATACCTTATTGGTTACCATTATTCTGTTGGCAATCATCGTAATGGCTTTAAGCAATGTGTTGAAAAATTTATCAAATTCAGATGCCTTGCTAAATCTGATTAAAGGAAAAGATAAAAATCAAACGCCACCTTCGGTAAAAAGCAGCGCTATTTTTATTTTTCTCATGTTTGCCGGATCATCGCTTTTTGCGCAAGGATCAGCAGCAGCGGATGATGGTCGTATCGGAGGATTAGATGGATTCACCTTCTACACCATGACAATTGTAATTTTTTTAGAATTAATCGTTGTTGCAGTACTTATATACACTTTAAAATTCCTTCTCAAAACAAGTGTCCCTGATTCCGTTAAAGCTAAAATGGCAGAAGAACCAGCAATAGTAGAAACGATTCTTAAAAAATTAAGTGGCGCGGTTGATATTGACAAAGAAGAAAGCATCCTACTCGATCACGATTACGATGGCATTAAAGAATTAGACAACGATTTGCCGCCATGGTGGAAGTACGGTTTTTACTTAACCATTGTTGTAGCAGTTGTTTATCTCATCAATTATCATGTTACTAAAACAGCTCCTTTACAAGCAGAAGAATATCACTTGGCCATGAAGAAAGCAGAAGCTGACATTGCGGAATTCATGAAAACCTCTGCTAACAATGTAGATGAGAATACCGTGAAAATGCTGGATAGCCCAAGCGATCTAGCAGCAGGAAAAGACATTTTTATTTCTACTTGCGCGGCTTGTCATGGTAAATTTGGTGAAGGAACGGTAGGTCCGAATTTAACCGATGATTATTGGATTCACTCTGGTAGTGTGAGAGAAATTTTTAAAACCATTAAATATGGTTGGCCAGATAAAGGAATGAAATCGTGGAAAGAAGATTTTTCGCCCATACAAATTGCACAATTAACCAGTTATATCAGAACGCTACGTGGAACCAATCCTCCTAAACCAAAAGATAAACAAGGGGACTTATATGTAGAAGAAGCTGTTTCAGATTCTACCAGTACACCGAGCGATTCACTGCAAATAAAATTGGCAGTTGATTCTCTTAAAAAATAA
- the ccoG gene encoding cytochrome c oxidase accessory protein CcoG — protein sequence MPTNSDEQKQESFRDSIATIDKEGKRAWIYPTKPKGRLFNLRAYLSYVYLIVFFGLPFLKYNGEPLFLINILERKFILFGSIFWPQDFFIFGLGLLIFIVFIALFTVIFGRVFCGWACPQTIFMEMLFRRIEYLVDGDANYQRALKKMPWNLEKITKRTVKSVLFFMLSFLIANTFLSYLIGMDEVLKIVKEPLSKNVGTFTSLMIFTSVFFFVYSWFREQVCLIVCPYGRMQGVLLDKESIVVAYDYVRGEPRHKFTKKVDESKGDCIDCGLCVKVCPTGIDIRNGTQLECVNCTACIDACDSIMESVKLPKGLIRFDSEKGIAENKKLRFTTRMKAYSAVLLVLIGIETLLLSTRSDYDATVLRAKGMLYQEQPNDQISNLYTIKLINKTRDSLPVEVRIENMDGKVEVIGKALGVAEENVSQGEFFVYLNKNLIKERKTKLVLGIYTNNKKIKTVKTNFLGPVDYDDEDEHDRHDKQDDEDSNKKEEHD from the coding sequence ATGCCAACGAACTCAGACGAACAAAAACAAGAAAGCTTTAGAGACTCCATTGCAACCATTGACAAAGAAGGCAAAAGAGCCTGGATCTATCCTACAAAACCAAAAGGAAGATTATTCAATTTGCGTGCTTACCTAAGTTATGTTTATTTGATCGTTTTTTTTGGATTACCGTTTTTAAAGTACAATGGCGAACCGCTTTTCTTAATCAATATTCTTGAAAGAAAATTTATTCTTTTCGGGAGCATTTTTTGGCCACAAGATTTTTTTATTTTTGGTTTAGGTCTTTTAATTTTCATCGTATTTATTGCACTCTTCACTGTTATTTTCGGACGCGTATTCTGCGGCTGGGCTTGCCCGCAAACCATTTTTATGGAAATGCTTTTCCGGAGAATAGAATATTTGGTGGATGGTGATGCCAATTACCAAAGAGCGCTAAAAAAAATGCCCTGGAACCTAGAGAAAATAACTAAAAGAACAGTTAAGTCTGTTTTATTTTTTATGCTTTCTTTTTTGATTGCCAACACTTTTTTATCTTATTTAATTGGGATGGATGAAGTTTTAAAAATCGTGAAAGAACCCCTTTCGAAAAACGTTGGCACATTCACTTCTTTAATGATTTTTACCAGTGTTTTCTTTTTTGTGTATTCTTGGTTTCGTGAACAAGTATGTTTAATTGTTTGTCCTTACGGAAGAATGCAAGGCGTTTTATTGGACAAAGAAAGCATTGTGGTAGCTTACGATTATGTGCGCGGAGAGCCTCGTCACAAATTCACAAAAAAAGTGGATGAGAGTAAGGGTGATTGTATTGACTGTGGATTATGCGTAAAAGTTTGTCCAACAGGAATAGACATTCGCAACGGAACACAATTGGAGTGCGTGAATTGTACCGCTTGTATCGACGCCTGTGATAGCATTATGGAAAGTGTAAAACTTCCAAAAGGTTTAATTCGTTTTGATTCTGAAAAAGGAATTGCGGAAAATAAAAAATTACGTTTCACAACCCGTATGAAAGCTTACAGCGCTGTGTTGCTTGTTTTAATTGGCATTGAAACCTTACTGTTATCCACCCGTTCCGATTACGATGCCACTGTGCTTCGCGCTAAAGGCATGTTGTATCAGGAACAGCCCAATGATCAAATCAGTAATTTATATACCATTAAACTCATTAATAAAACACGCGACAGTTTACCTGTGGAAGTCCGCATTGAAAACATGGATGGAAAAGTGGAAGTAATTGGCAAAGCATTAGGTGTAGCAGAAGAAAACGTGTCGCAAGGTGAGTTTTTTGTTTACTTGAATAAAAATCTCATTAAAGAGCGCAAAACAAAACTTGTTTTAGGAATTTATACCAACAACAAAAAAATAAAAACCGTTAAAACAAACTTTTTGGGTCCAGTAGATTACGATGATGAAGACGAACATGATAGACATGATAAACAGGATGATGAAGATTCCAATAAAAAAGAAGAACACGATTAG
- a CDS encoding FixH family protein: MNWGTKITILYLSFVALILGLAFICFGESVELETADYYAKELKFQDQLDATENANNLDTPVRHIIRDRSVQLIFPLELLSKNFSGSVYFMRPSNSSQDKTVPLSLGIEGMQMIDPGFTKGVYKMQINFTSNGKNYYKEDIINFQK; encoded by the coding sequence ATGAATTGGGGAACAAAAATAACCATCCTATACCTGAGCTTTGTAGCGCTTATTCTAGGTCTTGCCTTCATTTGTTTTGGAGAAAGCGTTGAATTAGAAACAGCAGACTACTACGCCAAAGAATTAAAATTTCAAGATCAATTGGACGCAACTGAAAACGCAAATAATTTAGACACTCCAGTGCGTCATATTATTCGCGACCGATCGGTACAACTTATCTTTCCCTTAGAATTACTATCAAAAAACTTCTCAGGAAGCGTTTATTTTATGCGTCCTTCGAATTCTTCGCAAGACAAAACAGTTCCCTTATCGCTAGGAATAGAAGGGATGCAAATGATTGATCCGGGTTTTACAAAGGGTGTGTATAAAATGCAAATTAATTTTACTAGCAATGGTAAAAACTATTACAAGGAAGACATTATCAATTTTCAAAAATGA
- a CDS encoding sulfite exporter TauE/SafE family protein, translating into MILFWAAISLGFLGSFHCVGMCGPIALALPIGQLNSVQRFFSVLLYNFGRMFTYAIFGLIFGALGKSFALFGYQQALSITLGILILLGLFLPKKIISKWSITSSIYTFFNKLKTKLSSLFSKEGKKTLFLIGILNGLLPCGLVYMAVAGAIATSDILKGSIFMAVFGLGTFPVMIALPYFGNRINLTFRNKIRKVVPVFLGVMAVLLIVRGLNLGIPYLSPQHNFTKSEIPTCHTVAGNKICWGSNHQ; encoded by the coding sequence ATGATTTTATTTTGGGCCGCCATATCTTTAGGCTTCCTCGGTAGCTTCCACTGTGTGGGCATGTGTGGTCCTATTGCCTTAGCGCTTCCCATTGGTCAATTAAATTCAGTTCAACGCTTCTTCTCTGTGTTGTTATACAATTTCGGGAGAATGTTTACCTACGCCATTTTTGGATTAATTTTCGGTGCGCTTGGTAAATCCTTTGCTTTATTTGGATACCAGCAAGCCTTGTCCATCACACTCGGTATTCTTATTTTATTAGGATTATTTCTACCAAAAAAAATAATTTCTAAATGGAGCATAACTTCTTCTATCTATACTTTCTTTAATAAACTCAAAACAAAACTTTCTAGTCTATTTTCAAAAGAAGGTAAAAAAACCTTGTTCTTAATCGGAATTTTAAACGGTTTATTACCTTGCGGATTAGTCTACATGGCAGTTGCAGGAGCTATCGCCACTTCCGATATTTTAAAAGGAAGTATTTTTATGGCGGTATTTGGATTGGGTACTTTTCCGGTAATGATTGCTCTACCTTACTTCGGAAACAGAATCAATTTGACTTTTCGTAACAAAATAAGGAAAGTCGTTCCTGTATTTTTAGGAGTTATGGCAGTTCTGTTAATTGTAAGAGGATTAAATTTGGGAATTCCTTATCTGAGTCCACAGCACAACTTCACTAAATCTGAAATTCCAACGTGTCATACTGTAGCAGGAAATAAAATTTGTTGGGGTTCAAATCACCAATAA
- a CDS encoding NAD(P)/FAD-dependent oxidoreductase produces the protein MAKKKIIIVGGGFAGIQLTRNLDERLFDVLLIDKLNHHQFQPLFYQVATSQIEPSSISFPLRNIFKNKSNVQIRLAEVLSVDKLKNTLSTTIGDFEYDYLVMAVGCKTNFFGNENIAKNAFTLKSTYEAITIRNHILQTFEKVISSNDFEKESLLNLVIVGAGPTGVELSGAFTEIKKHVLPKDYKGIDFSKFKIILVEGSKHTLNAMSDVAKKASHAYLTQMGVEVYTETFVKDYDGELLTLSNGNQIKTKTVLWAAGVTGNRIEGFSDDVYAQGSRFKVNRINQVAETENIFAVGDIAFMTTPKYPKGHPQLANVAINQAKLLAKNLKAISENKKTKEFEYKDLGSMATVGTNKAVVDLPFVSFKGYFAWLVWMFLHLMLILSVRNKLIIFINWAWAYVTKDTSLRLILSDSNKKDQPTDGQSS, from the coding sequence ATGGCAAAGAAAAAGATAATTATCGTAGGTGGCGGATTCGCTGGTATTCAGTTGACAAGAAATCTCGATGAACGTTTATTTGATGTATTACTCATTGATAAATTAAATCACCATCAATTTCAACCTTTATTTTATCAGGTAGCAACCTCGCAAATTGAACCTTCCAGCATTTCTTTTCCTTTAAGAAATATTTTTAAGAACAAATCCAATGTGCAAATACGGCTCGCAGAAGTTTTATCTGTAGATAAATTAAAGAATACTCTTAGCACGACGATTGGAGATTTTGAATACGATTATTTGGTGATGGCTGTTGGTTGTAAGACAAATTTTTTTGGAAATGAAAACATTGCAAAAAATGCTTTTACACTTAAATCAACTTATGAGGCAATTACCATTCGTAATCACATTTTGCAGACTTTTGAGAAAGTAATTTCGTCAAATGATTTTGAAAAAGAGAGTTTATTAAACCTGGTAATTGTAGGCGCCGGACCTACAGGTGTTGAGTTATCTGGAGCTTTTACAGAAATAAAAAAACATGTCTTGCCAAAAGATTATAAGGGAATAGATTTTTCAAAATTCAAAATTATTCTGGTTGAAGGCAGTAAACACACTTTGAATGCCATGAGTGATGTGGCGAAAAAAGCTTCTCATGCTTATTTAACACAAATGGGTGTGGAGGTTTATACAGAAACTTTTGTAAAAGATTATGATGGTGAGTTGCTGACCTTAAGTAATGGAAATCAGATCAAAACAAAAACTGTACTCTGGGCGGCTGGCGTAACAGGAAACAGGATTGAAGGTTTTTCAGATGATGTGTACGCACAAGGTAGTCGTTTTAAAGTGAACCGGATTAACCAAGTTGCTGAAACAGAAAATATTTTTGCGGTTGGTGACATTGCTTTTATGACGACACCAAAGTATCCTAAAGGCCATCCCCAATTAGCAAACGTTGCTATTAATCAAGCCAAGTTACTCGCAAAGAATCTTAAAGCAATAAGTGAAAACAAAAAAACGAAAGAGTTTGAATACAAGGATCTTGGTTCAATGGCTACTGTAGGAACCAATAAAGCCGTAGTTGATTTACCATTTGTAAGTTTTAAAGGGTACTTCGCCTGGCTTGTTTGGATGTTTTTACATTTAATGTTGATTCTGAGCGTTAGAAATAAACTCATCATATTTATTAATTGGGCCTGGGCCTATGTTACTAAAGATACTTCCTTACGGCTTATACTTTCTGATTCAAATAAAAAAGACCAGCCAACGGATGGACAAAGCTCCTAG
- a CDS encoding DEAD/DEAH box helicase, which yields MTSFNDLNLSKPLLKALNDLGLENPTPIQEKAFSVIMSGKDAVGIAQTGTGKTFAYLIPILRQLTYSEQRHPRVLIVVPTRELVVQVVTEIEKLSQYMSLRVFGVYGASNINTQKQKVYDGLDILVATPGRLIDLTLSRTLQFSAVKKLVIDEVDEMLNLGFRPQLKQILEVLPPKRQNLMFSATLTEDVEAMIEKYFNTPEYIEVITRGTPLEKIIQQAYHVPNFYTKVNLLKWLLEHDKTMTKVLLFVKNKKVADDLEKELEIFSEDIGIIHSNKSQPHRFNAVKQFQDGVHRLLIATDVIARGLDLKDVTHVINFDTPKDPSAYIHRIGRTGRADSTGIALSFITEKEIEMQEAIEALMDKKIDLLELPESVEISEELTADEVPVVRDKNLKKAKKIVVTGGAFHEKKAKNQKVQLGGKRRQEKQRRKLETSRSKRKR from the coding sequence ATGACTTCTTTTAACGACCTTAATTTATCTAAGCCACTTTTAAAAGCGCTAAATGATCTGGGTTTGGAAAATCCAACCCCAATTCAGGAAAAAGCTTTTTCGGTAATAATGTCGGGTAAAGATGCTGTAGGTATTGCACAAACTGGCACAGGTAAAACTTTTGCGTATTTAATTCCTATTCTCAGACAATTAACGTATTCAGAACAACGTCATCCACGCGTGCTCATTGTTGTTCCTACGCGTGAGTTAGTTGTACAAGTCGTAACTGAAATTGAAAAGCTTTCTCAGTACATGAGTTTACGGGTGTTTGGTGTTTATGGCGCTTCAAATATTAATACCCAAAAACAAAAAGTTTATGATGGTTTAGATATTTTGGTTGCAACACCTGGTCGTTTAATAGATCTTACATTGAGTCGTACCCTTCAATTCAGCGCTGTAAAGAAACTAGTAATTGATGAGGTGGATGAAATGTTGAATCTTGGTTTTCGTCCCCAATTAAAACAAATATTGGAAGTATTGCCACCAAAACGTCAGAATCTTATGTTTTCAGCTACTTTGACTGAAGACGTTGAGGCGATGATTGAGAAATATTTTAATACACCGGAATATATTGAAGTCATTACAAGAGGAACGCCGCTCGAAAAAATAATTCAACAAGCTTATCACGTTCCTAATTTTTACACGAAAGTCAATTTATTAAAGTGGTTGCTAGAACATGATAAAACAATGACTAAGGTTTTATTATTTGTAAAGAATAAAAAAGTTGCAGATGATTTGGAAAAAGAATTGGAAATCTTTTCAGAGGACATAGGAATTATACATTCAAATAAATCACAACCACACCGTTTTAATGCGGTTAAACAATTTCAGGATGGCGTACATCGTTTATTGATTGCAACGGATGTTATTGCGAGAGGATTAGATTTAAAAGATGTAACACACGTTATTAATTTTGATACTCCAAAAGACCCAAGTGCATACATTCACCGTATTGGAAGAACGGGCAGGGCTGATAGCACCGGTATTGCTTTGAGTTTTATTACTGAGAAAGAGATAGAAATGCAGGAAGCTATTGAAGCATTAATGGACAAAAAAATAGATCTTCTTGAATTACCTGAGAGTGTTGAGATTTCAGAGGAATTAACCGCAGACGAAGTGCCTGTAGTTAGAGATAAAAATTTAAAGAAAGCAAAAAAGATTGTTGTTACGGGTGGAGCCTTTCACGAGAAAAAAGCAAAAAATCAAAAGGTGCAATTAGGCGGAAAACGTCGTCAGGAAAAGCAGAGAAGAAAACTAGAAACGAGTAGGAGTAAGAGAAAACGTTAG
- a CDS encoding PIG-L family deacetylase, whose product MKKLFLLLLVTSFSHFTLKSQTSQELNSSEILQGLKKLNTVSSILYIAAHPDDENTRLLGYLANEKNLRTGYLSLTRGDGGQNLIGKEQGELLGLIRTQELLAARRVDGAEQFFTRAKDFGYSKTPEETFEFWNKDSILSDVVLTIRKFKPDVIICRFPTTGEGGHGHHTASAILALEAFDAAADPTKFPEQLKYTQTWKTRRIFWNTFNFGSTNTTAPDQLKVDVGVYNPLFGKSYGEIASESRSMHKSQGFGSAKQRGSNIEYFKLLKGEEAKSDLMEGVNPRWDRMRGTESLLKTIEDCIKNFNPQQPEKSITALVQIHKELQNLDSKNDYVNYWKRLKLKETENLLFACSGLWLESFASDYIGIPGQEINLTTQIVNRNNSDLKINSISYFGLGDTSLNLSAKQNELYSFKRKLKLNSNMPYSSPYWLNEKHQPGLYTVKNKVLIGKPENEAAAKVLFDLTIQDLNIKTERNVVYKYTDPVKGEIYRPFEILPPITIQLSENVFVFTDNNPKTIAVTIKANAVNVSGTLMLKVSNGWEVTLKNPEISLSSKGDEVVLEAVISPSKNAKDGKIEAFFNVQNEAYSKSIKRIEYDHIPYQFILSDAEAGLINIDLKKTGTNIAYIPGAGDDVAACLKQIGYTVTLLTDELLTSEDLSKFTSIVTGVRAYNTNERLQTFHSKLMDYVNNGGNLIVQYNTNSRVGPLQAKIGPYPFTISRTRVTDEKADIKFVNEKHNALNFPNKITQKDFDGWIQERGIYFAEDQDKNYETIFSMNDPKEKSSEGSLIIGKYGAGNFVYTGLVFFRELPAGVPGAYRLLVNLLSLPQNK is encoded by the coding sequence ATGAAAAAACTTTTCCTACTCCTATTAGTAACTTCTTTCAGTCACTTTACTTTAAAATCACAAACTAGTCAAGAATTAAATTCTTCTGAAATATTACAGGGACTAAAAAAATTAAACACCGTATCTTCCATTTTATATATAGCGGCGCACCCAGACGATGAGAATACGCGTTTATTAGGATATCTGGCCAATGAAAAGAATCTGCGTACAGGTTATCTTTCTTTGACACGTGGCGATGGTGGTCAAAATTTAATAGGTAAGGAGCAGGGTGAATTATTGGGTTTAATTCGTACTCAGGAATTGCTGGCTGCAAGAAGAGTTGACGGAGCAGAACAGTTTTTTACAAGAGCAAAAGATTTCGGCTACTCTAAAACGCCGGAAGAAACCTTTGAATTTTGGAACAAGGACAGTATTTTATCGGATGTAGTTTTAACCATTCGAAAATTTAAACCCGACGTTATTATTTGTCGTTTTCCAACTACAGGAGAGGGCGGACATGGGCATCACACCGCGTCAGCTATTCTGGCTCTTGAAGCTTTTGATGCAGCTGCAGATCCTACAAAATTTCCAGAACAATTAAAGTATACACAAACATGGAAAACCAGACGCATTTTCTGGAACACCTTTAATTTCGGATCTACCAACACTACTGCACCCGATCAATTAAAAGTGGATGTAGGTGTTTACAATCCATTATTCGGAAAAAGTTATGGCGAAATTGCTTCCGAAAGTAGATCTATGCACAAAAGTCAGGGTTTTGGATCGGCTAAACAAAGAGGCAGTAATATCGAATATTTTAAACTTTTAAAAGGTGAAGAAGCTAAATCCGATTTAATGGAAGGCGTTAATCCGAGATGGGATCGCATGAGAGGAACAGAATCCTTGTTAAAGACTATAGAGGATTGTATTAAAAACTTTAATCCGCAACAACCTGAAAAAAGTATTACTGCACTTGTTCAAATCCACAAAGAATTGCAGAACCTAGATTCTAAAAATGATTATGTAAACTATTGGAAACGATTAAAATTAAAAGAAACTGAAAATTTACTGTTTGCCTGCTCTGGCCTATGGCTTGAAAGTTTTGCATCTGATTACATTGGAATTCCGGGACAAGAGATTAATTTAACCACACAAATCGTAAATAGAAATAATTCGGACTTAAAAATAAATAGTATTTCTTATTTTGGATTAGGCGACACTTCGCTAAATCTTAGTGCTAAACAAAATGAACTATATAGTTTTAAGCGCAAACTAAAACTAAATTCAAACATGCCCTACTCTAGTCCTTATTGGTTGAATGAAAAACACCAACCGGGATTGTACACTGTAAAAAATAAAGTGCTAATAGGTAAACCTGAAAATGAAGCAGCAGCTAAAGTTCTTTTTGATCTTACAATTCAAGACCTCAACATAAAAACTGAAAGAAATGTCGTTTATAAATATACAGATCCTGTAAAAGGAGAAATATACAGGCCCTTCGAAATATTGCCACCAATAACCATACAACTTTCAGAAAATGTTTTTGTATTTACAGATAACAATCCTAAAACAATTGCAGTAACCATTAAAGCCAATGCTGTTAATGTAAGCGGAACGTTGATGCTTAAAGTCAGTAACGGATGGGAAGTAACTCTAAAGAATCCTGAAATTTCACTTAGTAGCAAAGGAGATGAAGTCGTTTTAGAAGCCGTTATTTCTCCTTCTAAAAATGCAAAAGATGGGAAAATAGAAGCGTTCTTTAATGTACAAAACGAAGCCTATTCGAAAAGCATAAAACGTATTGAGTACGATCACATTCCTTATCAATTTATTCTTAGTGATGCCGAAGCTGGTTTAATAAACATTGATCTTAAAAAAACGGGGACAAACATTGCTTATATTCCAGGTGCAGGAGATGATGTGGCTGCTTGCTTGAAACAAATTGGATACACCGTAACACTACTAACCGATGAATTACTTACTAGTGAAGATCTTTCAAAATTTACAAGTATCGTTACAGGTGTTAGAGCTTATAACACCAATGAGCGTTTACAGACTTTTCATTCTAAATTAATGGACTACGTTAACAACGGTGGAAATCTCATCGTTCAGTACAATACAAATAGCCGTGTTGGGCCATTACAAGCAAAAATTGGTCCTTACCCTTTTACCATTTCAAGAACACGCGTTACAGATGAGAAAGCAGACATTAAATTTGTAAATGAAAAACACAATGCCTTAAACTTTCCAAACAAAATAACACAAAAAGATTTTGATGGATGGATTCAAGAACGCGGAATTTATTTTGCAGAAGATCAGGACAAAAATTACGAAACAATTTTTAGTATGAATGACCCAAAAGAAAAGTCCAGCGAAGGAAGTTTAATCATTGGAAAATACGGTGCAGGAAATTTTGTATACACAGGATTAGTGTTTTTTAGAGAGCTGCCAGCTGGTGTGCCGGGAGCCTACCGCTTGTTAGTTAACCTATTAAGTTTACCTCAGAATAAATAA